A genome region from Bufo gargarizans isolate SCDJY-AF-19 chromosome 2, ASM1485885v1, whole genome shotgun sequence includes the following:
- the COMMD4 gene encoding COMM domain-containing protein 4 isoform X1 — protein MVRLAPSSHVSPVITSYKWRCVRFRFCGDLDCPDWVLAEISTLAKISSVKLKLICAQVLKEQLGETIDYEKIVKLTADARFESGDIKATVAVLCFILSSAAKHNVSGDNLSSELQQLGLPREHAVSLCRSYDEKQTALQETLRENSLRLSRLSSLSWRVDQTLSSSILQEVNEPVVHLNLGVKDSDGSRPVNVTMSASKLRVLLTELKQALEMMNSLN, from the exons ATGGTGAGGCTGGCGCCGTCTAGTCATGTGTCGCCCGTGATAACGTCTTATAAATGGCGTTGTGTG aggttccGTTTCTGTGGGGATCTGGATTGCCCGGACTGGGTTTTGGCAGAGATCAGCACCTTGGCTAAAATA TCTTCTGTTAAGTTGAAGTTGATCTGTGCCCAAGTTCTGAAGGAGCAGCTGGGGGAAACAATTGAT TATGAAAAGATAGTGAAGCTGACCGCTGATGCCCGCTTTG AGTCTGGTGACATCAAAGCCACGGTTGCTGTCCTCTGTTTTATCCTCTCGAGTGCTGCCAAACATAATGTGAGCGGTGACAACTTGTCCAGTGAGCTCCAGCAGCTGGGTCTCCCCAGAG AACATGCTGTCTCCCTTTGCCGCTCTTATGACGAGAAGCAGACTGCCCTACAGGAAACCCTGAGAGAAAACAGTCTCCGCT TATCACGACTATCTTCTCTGAGCTGGCGGGTAGACCAGACCCTCAGCTCCAGTATACTACAAGAGGTGAATGAACCAGTAGTCCATCTAAACCTGGGTGTGAAAGATTCTGATGGCTCCAGACCTGTCAATGTGACTATGTCTGCCAGTAAATTAAGAGTTTTGTTAACAG
- the COMMD4 gene encoding COMM domain-containing protein 4 isoform X2 yields MRFRFCGDLDCPDWVLAEISTLAKISSVKLKLICAQVLKEQLGETIDYEKIVKLTADARFESGDIKATVAVLCFILSSAAKHNVSGDNLSSELQQLGLPREHAVSLCRSYDEKQTALQETLRENSLRLSRLSSLSWRVDQTLSSSILQEVNEPVVHLNLGVKDSDGSRPVNVTMSASKLRVLLTELKQALEMMNSLN; encoded by the exons ATG aggttccGTTTCTGTGGGGATCTGGATTGCCCGGACTGGGTTTTGGCAGAGATCAGCACCTTGGCTAAAATA TCTTCTGTTAAGTTGAAGTTGATCTGTGCCCAAGTTCTGAAGGAGCAGCTGGGGGAAACAATTGAT TATGAAAAGATAGTGAAGCTGACCGCTGATGCCCGCTTTG AGTCTGGTGACATCAAAGCCACGGTTGCTGTCCTCTGTTTTATCCTCTCGAGTGCTGCCAAACATAATGTGAGCGGTGACAACTTGTCCAGTGAGCTCCAGCAGCTGGGTCTCCCCAGAG AACATGCTGTCTCCCTTTGCCGCTCTTATGACGAGAAGCAGACTGCCCTACAGGAAACCCTGAGAGAAAACAGTCTCCGCT TATCACGACTATCTTCTCTGAGCTGGCGGGTAGACCAGACCCTCAGCTCCAGTATACTACAAGAGGTGAATGAACCAGTAGTCCATCTAAACCTGGGTGTGAAAGATTCTGATGGCTCCAGACCTGTCAATGTGACTATGTCTGCCAGTAAATTAAGAGTTTTGTTAACAG